In Primulina eburnea isolate SZY01 chromosome 5, ASM2296580v1, whole genome shotgun sequence, a single window of DNA contains:
- the LOC140832738 gene encoding ethylene-responsive transcription factor ERF008-like, with translation MEEACINSSPCSSTGETKRRRRQQDKPYRGIRMRKWGKWVAEIREPNKRSRIWLGSYNSPVAAARAYDTAVFYLRGPTARLNFPEHIVKDGDEPGELSAATIRKKAIEVGASVDAIQATGHARADSGPVSEKPDLNEYPSPDDSEDS, from the coding sequence ATGGAAGAAGCTTGTATTAATTCGTCACCATGTTCATCAACTGGGGAGACTAAGCGGAGGCGGAGGCAGCAAGACAAGCCCTACAGAGGTATACGGATGAGGAAATGGGGGAAATGGGTGGCGGAGATTAGGGAGCCGAACAAAAGATCAAGAATCTGGCTCGGCTCCTACAACTCCCCGGTGGCGGCAGCTCGTGCGTACGACACCGCGGTTTTCTATCTCCGCGGTCCTACGGCGAGGCTGAACTTCCCTGAACACATAGTTAAAGATGGTGACGAGCCTGGGGAGTTGTCTGCCGCCACCATAAGGAAGAAAGCCATTGAAGTTGGAGCTAGCGTCGACGCCATCCAGGCCACCGGCCATGCACGCGCCGACTCCGGCCCGGTCTCCGAGAAGCCCGACCTGAATGAATACCCCAGCCCCGACGATTCCGAGGATAGTTAA